TTTCAAGTTTACTACACATACACTGGAagacttcacactaaaattaaaatatgatatagaaaaagttaaaaaaaatcggtCAACATGCTAGGCTGTCAGTGTAATGGTGAGCTATTATAACGCAGCAATAGACCTAAactacaaaatttataaatgtatgatgCTTGTTCAATGATATTCAGCGAGGCAAAatggagaaaacaaaagtggAAAAAAAAGGATGCAAAGCTACAGATATTGTCTGCGCTTATTCTGTTCCAAGTCAAGGAATTCGTCTGTGGTTGAtactttctttgttttttttttaaattggtgtTGATGGACACATGTTTCTCAGTAATTCTCAACATGTCGAGAATTGTggcaattttttatttgtttccaaAGGCAGTTGCTTTGGCATGTACAATTAAGTATTCTAATAACATATCacagttttataaattgtgtaaGTATTTAATTATCACTCTAACTAATGGATGCAAGTCCAATCATACCGTCCCAATTTAAAGGAAGGGATATGGGCGCTCGCTAACATGTTTTACTCTGAATGTGCCTGTTCCTAATGAGGATCATGTTACTCAGTGGATTTCGTTGGTTGCTGTGTAGCATATTTGTTTATCGTTCGTTATTTTGTACAGAAATCAGGCCTTTAGATTTttgattgaattattttacttttgtcatttcgaggccttttatatcttactgtgcggtatgggttttactcattgctGAAAACCGTACGTTGACACATAGGTGtttatttctgtatcatttggtctcttgtgtatAGATGgcttattgacaatcatactacgtctcatttttatataagacataattttttttttttttattgtgaaatttgatttaaatacacgcaatttaaatatttatgaaattgtCTCCCTAAGCATTTTGTATGAATCGAGCTTTATAGGTTATTCAACACACAAAAgatcagaaaaaataatataaaatatatgtttttggtgcttgtctttttttcaaatttaatatatgGTTGTCATATAAATCAAAGACATGTTTATATGTTGTAGCCCCGCCTCCTTATGGTCCACCAAGCTACCCACAAGGCCAGACACAACAGACGATAGTTGTAGCACAACCAACGGTATTGGTGTCCCCACAGTACGGCGACTCTCCGGTAAGGATACAGTGTCCGGCATGTAAAGCAGATGTGATGACTTCAACTTCTTGTGAACCTGGGATGCTGGCGTGGATtatttgtttagttttgtttttcactgGGTatgctgtaaattcagaaattattgcgcgcatttattattgcgattgtTGAATATTGAACACAGATCCGATTTGATTATTGCGATTTCAGGAAAggtaaaatacaaattttgcaaGGGCATTTTTGTGGGGAAAAAACACATATACACcttattctaacatgacgtccttcaaacgctttgagtacacacccgtggtaaaatatgaatatatttcatgggctgttcccattgtacccccacgtcatatgtttttttaatgaatgagcgactcgacgtcatagaacaatgacgtcagaatataagcaatttacgggaaaatacacgcttgtgaaacggaaaatcatcacaacaaggaaacgttaacaaatgatgctaaaatgagttatattagccgtttttgtatacatatgagacatataagtacaataataataagattaatctaaaattatctaaatatgttattataaatagtttaagcatcatcatttattcagtttgctccgttattttacgtcaatttaatagtgcgttAATATATaggaacggcaaataatgccatcacctagagcgcttcgatccaaaataattgccgtatttgtcctattagaatcgaaataattcatgggggcttgaatatatctagattttaccacgggttgtccctttatgccgatattttacccctcgctatcgctcagggtaaaatatttgtcataaagggccaacccgtggtaaaatcacgatatattcaagcccccatgaattatttcttaaatatattaaCACGTGTCAGTATATtaaagtatatatgtatatacgaTTTTTGGCCGAGACAAGTGCATGTCTGTGAATTAGTTCCATCAAATTGAATGCGCGAGTTAGAATTTGTCAGcgcatttttcgaaaaaaaaaaaaaaatcagcatcaTATGAATAACGGAACAAGTCGGTCAGAAGAAGgacacagtttgttcccattggaacaCCGGTCACTTGTTGAAAACAAgtcatataaacatatttgtttttctttcattttttttacataaataaggccgttagttttctcgcttgaattgttttacattgtcttatcggggccttttatagctgactatatgcggtatgggctttgctcattgttgaaggccgtacggtgacctgtagttgaaAGTTATGGTAGTttgtaaattgacattttgCTATATTTTCCCATGTATGCagcatttatttattatgtttagtGTGAATGTATTGAGTATAAACATGTGTATACGTGTATATATGATGTCCTCTTGTACACCTATGTGTCTGATGTTTATTAATAAAGAATTGTCTATTGTCTTTTGTCTACTAGATGTCATTCAATTACAAGTATCCTCGAATAAGCGTTATTAGTAAAAAAATACTAATCCTTAATGACATTGTTAATATGACCTCTGACCTTGATTGTGTGATTATAGTTTGACCTTGTTTGTGTGACTATATTTGACTTTGTTAgtaaatatgaatatttgaCCTTATTAGTTAATGTGAATATTTGACATTGTCAATGTAATAATTGACcttgttacttttaaaatgagAATATTTGACCTTGTCAGTGTGAATATTTGACCATGTCAATGTGaatatttgacctttttaataTGAGTACATGCATTTGACCTTGTTAATTAGAGTACTTGACCTTGTTAACACATGTCTGTGATAATATCGTTTCAGGTTCTGGTTATGCTGTATCATCCCCCTCTGTATTGATTCCTGTAAAGATGTAACACACACGTGCCCTAACTGTAGACATGTTGTGGGGAAGTTTAGCCGAATGTGATAGCACGTGCCCTAACTGTAGACATGTTTTAGGGAAGTTTAGCCGAATGTGATAACACGTGCTCTAACTGTAGACATGTTGCTGGAAAGTTTAGCCTAACAGTTGAGACTGAAACTTATCTATAGCGATCCAAtcctcttttatatattttatggatgtacttaggtgaaattacaaaaaaactaaaatttagaATTGATACTATAAGTTGGAATAGCATTAGTTGAGGAACAAATTAAGCAGATATgctaacatttttgtaaataaccTTTTATATGCTATTGCAGtctttcatgaaaaaaaatggatgttaTGGGGCAAACTATTTTACCCTGTATTGAAGGGGGAAACTAAGAGGTCAGAACATATGACACAAATACCGTAAACCTTACCCAAGTGCATCCTTAAAGCATCGAACAATCATCTTCATTGTGGGGAGGGGGTAGGCATTATATAAAAGGCATGAAATTTATTGGGTTTCAACAACACATTATTGGTCATGTATGCtattaaaaaacacaatttgCGTTTGAATAAAGTCTATTTTTTGTCTTAAGAAAATATAACACTCCTCTTCTTTTCTCATAAAGTGTCTACATGTCTTCATTGTAAGCTGTAGGgaataaattgataataattGCTTACTATGTGAAATACCTGCATTGCTGTAATAATTATTCATACTTTCATGCCGTATATTTTAACAACTTGATTAATATCCCTTTGCACAAATGACCCAACTACTTTATAAATCGgtcatatacaatgtatatttttcatattttgtagttttaatataaagaattatatatcatGTCGTGTACAATAGTGTAGTATACCAACATCAACAAACTGAAATGTGTatcagtatgtttttaatttgttgaaatacGATATTATAGAGTATAATTGCATACTTATGTTCAAATTCATTGTATTTCATCTTTAACATACATTTTGGTTATTAAATTGTGTTTATGATTATCCGGTATCCTTATAGATTTATTCAGTAATATCCAGATTTTCAATGAGATAACTTCATATGGTGGAAAGCACGAACACATATATCCTTTGAAATGtatgtttgtatataataaCTGTACATCCTGTTACGTTCATCTTTATCCAAAACTTTCTTTCTAGTCCTAAGGGAGCAAAaacatttaaggtggtacctaacactacagggagataactccgtAAAGTCAGCTAAGCGTTTTAataacgttgtgttgtaaaaggaatattaagcttctcaattatcaaaattggtgtttgtcaaactgctatataaccagtgtaatttttctgacaaaacggttggttcaaaatttttgatttttttatatttttgttaaagggtctaAGTGagtactttgacaaaattttatgaaaattaaacgatcCAAATTGATCTTAGTGCAAGTGTTGGGTGCCACCTTAACTTCAGGAGTTGGTTGGGTATTGTTTTTGGGCTACATAAAAAAAGCGcaaaaatttttgtttttgtttttcaatgctATATATcagattttgttttctcttcaaaacttaaaactatATAATGTATGGAGAAAATCTTGATtcattatgtgtttttttttgtcatctgcATGACTACACTATTTTGTTCATCAAGGGATCAGTACTTTGTTTTAGGAAAAATCTATACCCCTCcatcaagttttaaatttatttatttatgaaatgcacatttatacccctgggttgaaggcatatacaaacaatacaatacaatatacacaATAGAAATATTAACATATCAAACATCATATATAAAGTGGTAAAACAGTAATATTAATGCAGGCGTTGTGTTCACTCCCCTCAGTGCAAATGACTTTTTAATGAACGGAACAGTAATTAAGCTGCATAATATCAAATGAAGATAGCATTAATTGTAATCTATCTGTTTcagacaaattaaagtattctggacatatattatttatatctttttcaagCTGATAACgtaaagattttttaattttatattttaggaaAAAGTGGGTTTCATCTTCAACCTCatttatattacaatgtttacatattctattttctctttgaattttttttatatctacccCTCTCTATTAAATGGTCGTTCTCTAACATGAGATTCATTTGTGACGTCAAGTGAGTAGAATCATATATGTCTATTTCCCTGAactataaataagaaaat
This Mytilus trossulus isolate FHL-02 chromosome 14, PNRI_Mtr1.1.1.hap1, whole genome shotgun sequence DNA region includes the following protein-coding sequences:
- the LOC134695791 gene encoding LITAF domain-containing protein-like, which codes for MEAQAPPPYGPPSYPQGQTQQTIVVAQPTVLVSPQYGDSPVRIQCPACKADVMTSTSCEPGMLAWIICLVLFFTGFWLCCIIPLCIDSCKDVTHTCPNCRHVVGKFSRM